One region of Wyeomyia smithii strain HCP4-BCI-WySm-NY-G18 chromosome 3, ASM2978416v1, whole genome shotgun sequence genomic DNA includes:
- the LOC129731962 gene encoding uncharacterized protein LOC129731962, producing MDFEANAKLGVTENSVWFYYLRGKQNREIAKCIRCSKVIKCEGSSTSGLKTHLKGQHNIDLTLKKHAASCDIRPSKSATSSKNSNIMQYFSNVSQLEIVLARMAAKDCISFRTIARSEDIRQGLLARGFTGIPKTHDGVRQKVKSYHEFVIQEYRKQFDEIKKEHRKISLTFDEWTSNRNRRYMNINVHASKQTWNLELRRIFGSMTADNCLSLPNQHLNELNLSLSDDVMAVTTDGPHIMLKVGILLNATHQVCLAHGIHLAVIGVLYRKKSEDAEFFLKSDGSDDDHDSDAVESQFFATETDGGASPILKPQISEIVKKVRTVISFSTVTSKKRHSPKLCPL from the exons ATGGATTTCGAAGCTAACGCTAAACTTGGTGTAACTGAAAATTCGGTGTGGTTTTATTACTTACGCGGAAAACAAAATCGCGAAATAGCCAAATGTATACGGTGTTCAAAAGTGATTAAATGTGAAGGTTCGAGCACGAGCGGTTTAAAGACTCATCTCAAGGGACAGCATAATATTGACCTAACCTTGAAAAAACATGCAGCTTCTTGCGATATCCGGCCTTCAAAATCAGCTACAagttcaaaaaattcaaacattATGCAGTATTTTTCCAATGTATCTCAGCTAGAAATAGTTTTGGCTCGAATGGCTGCCAAGGACTGCATTTCATTCAGAACTATTGCCAGGTCCGAAGATATACGTCAGGGCCTGCTCGCTCGAGGCTTCACCGGAATCCCGAAAACTCATGACGGTGTAAGACAAAAGGTAAAGTCTTATCATGAGTTTGTGATTCAAGAATACCGTAAGCAGTTCGATGAAATAAAAAAGGAGCACCGCAAAATCAGTTTGACTTTTGATGAATGGACATCAAATAGAAATCGTAGGTACATGAACATAAATGTCCATGCCTCCAAACAAACCTGGAATCTCGAACTACGGCGAATTTTCGGATCGATGACAGCAGATAATTGTTTGTCTCTACCTAATCAACATCTTAACGAGTTAAATTTGTCACTTTCGGATGACGTTATGGCAGTGACAACAGATGGACCACATATAATGCTGAAAGTGGGAATATTATTGAATGCCACTCATCAAGTTTGCTTGGCACACGGTATCCATTTGGCGGTTATTGGCGTTCTGTATAGGAAGAAGTCCGAAGATGCCGAGTTTTTCTTGAAGAGTGATG GCTCAGATGACGACCACGACTCAGATGCTGTCGAATCGCAATTTTTTGCAACCGAAACTGACGGAGGAGCATCACCTATACTAAAACCCCAAATATCGGAAATTGTCAAGAAAGTTCGCACCGTAATAAGTTTTTCGACAGTCACCAGTAAAAAACGACATTCTCCAAAACTATGTCCGCTCTGA